Within the Pseudobythopirellula maris genome, the region AGCGAGCCACCCTCTTCGACCTTACGCGCGGAGCCGAAGAACCGCTTCGGACGCTGCATGGCGTTCGCGTCGATGCCGCCCGAGAGGATCTTGCCGCTCGAGGGGCACTCGGAGTTCCAGGCGCGAGCCAGTCGCGTGATCGAGTCGAGGAAGATCACCACGTCGCGGCCGTACTCGACCATCCGCTTGGCCTTCTCGATGACCATCTCCGAAACCTGCACGTGGCGGGCAGAAGACTCGTCAAACGTGCTGGAGATCACCTCGCAGTTGGGGCCGCGGACCTCGCGCTCCATGTCGGTCACTTCTTCCGGTCGCTCGTCGATCAGTAGCATGATGACGTAGGCGTCCGGGTAGTTGGCGAGCACGCTGCGGGCCATCTTCTGCATCAGCACCGTCTTGCCGGCACGCGGCGGGCTGACGATCAGGCCGCGCTGGCCAAAGCCGATCGGCACGATCATGTCGACCACCCGCATGGCGACCTCTTCGGGGTTCGTCTCCATACGGATGCGGTCGTCCGGGTGGACCGGCGTGAGGTCGTCGAACGACACCTTGCGGGTGAGCAGGTTGGGGTCGTCGCCGTTGATGCTCTCCACCCGCAGCAGGGCGAAGTAACGCTCGTTCTCCTTGGGCGGACGGATGGTGCCCTCGACCGTGTTGCCGTTGCGCAGGTTGAACCGGCGGATCTGGCTCGGCGAGACGTAAATGTCGTCCGGGCAGGAGAGGTAGTGGTAGTCGGGGCTGCGCAGGAAGCCGAAGCCGTCGGGCAGGATCTCGAGGGTGCCGCTCCCCCACATCATGCCGTTGAGCTTCACGCGGACCTTGAGGATCTTGAAGATCAGCTCCTGCTTCTTCAGGCCGCTGATCCCTTCGACCCCCTCGTCCTTGGCCACGTCCATCAGCTCAGCGGTGGTGAGCTGCTGGAGGGCGGCGATGTGGATGTTGCTGTCCGGCTCCTTCGCCTTGGCGATGGCGTGGCCGGACCGGCGCACACGCTCGGCCGCCTTGTCCAGTTCCTCGGCCACGGAAAGAGGCTCCTCGCGGTCGAGCCGCAGGAGCAATTCCTGGTCGATGTACTGGCTGTCGGCCGGCGGACGCCGGCGGTGATGGGAGTGGGGACCGCGCGGCTGATCGTGCCGCGCGCCACGGTTGCTCGTGTCGGCCATGAGAATGTTCGTCGCTCCTAAGGAAGGGATTCCTTAAGACGGACAGCGGGCGGAACGCCCTAGGTGGGAGGGGGGAGTACGAAAGAGCTTGGGAGGTGGGAGGGGGCGGGCCGAGGCCCAATCGTGTTGTACGACGTCGAGCGTCGTGCAACGTCGCACGCTAGTTGCGCCAGCGGTTCCGCCGCCGTTGGCTGATGAGTAATTACGAGTATGACAGAAACAGCAAGAATGGGGATACCGAAAGTTGCGAATCTGCTTTTTTGATCGCCACAGCAGACGAAATCGTTCGCAAAACCGGACCCCGGCGGGCCAGCGCATTCAGGTGTTCGTAGCCCGGGCGCATGGTTTTCGGACTGCCGCTAACGGGCCTTCCGCACCTGAAGGCGTGTTTGCTCCTAGCTGACTTGTCCTACTTGGCGTGGCGTGTGCGCGGCTCGGCTTCGGAATTCCACCAATGGCGCACCGCCGCCGAGAGCGCCTCGATCGAATCGCCCCCGGCGATCACCGCGTCGCTGCGAGAGCGTTTTTCTTCGAGGCTCAACTGGGCCGACTCGCGGCGGTCGAGCTCGTCGGGGCCCCAGCCCCGCTCGGCGGCGCGACGGCGGCGTTCGTCTTGGGGGACTTCGATGAAAACGACCAAGTCGCAGTCGTCGTCCCAGCCTTTCTCGAGCAGCAACGGTATGTCGAGCACCACGGCCGGGGCCCCTTGGGAGGCCAAGCCCTCACGGAGCTCCATCAGCCGCTTGCGCACTCGCGGGTGGATCAGTGCCTCGAGGGCCCGGCGGTCGGCCTCGGCCGTGGGGCGGTCGCCGAACACCCGATCGCCGATCGCTCGGCGGTCGAGCGTGCCGTCGCGGCGGCGGACGCCGTCGCCCCAGCGCTCGATGAGCGCGGCAACGACCTCCGGTTCGTCGAGCACGCGGTGGGCGATCTCGTCGGCGTTGAGCACAAGCCGCGCGGCCTCGCCCGAAGAGGCCCCCTGCCCCGCCGCCTGCTCGGCGATCAGCCGGGCGGCGGTCGACTTGCCGCTGGCGACGCCGCCGGTCAGTCCGATGGTGAGCATGGGGAAACGCTGTAAGTGTGGTTGGGTTGGCAGGCGGTTCGTAACGCGGGAGGCGTCTCCGACGCCGATCACGTGTTGCTATCGCAACTCGGCTGGCGCGCCGCCGGCGGCGTCGGAGACGCCTCCCACAGGAGAGCGGCTATTTGCACTCCGCCCAATTATCGCCCGTGGCGATGTCGACGGCCAGCGGCACGCGCAGCGGCAGCACGCTCTGCATCTCTTCGCGCACAAGGTTCGTAAGCCGCTCGAGTTCTTCTTCCGGGCAATCGAACACCAGTTCGTCGTGGATCTGGAGGATCATCTTGGCGGCGAAGCCCTCGGCTTTCATGCGGCGGTCGATCGCGAGCATGGCGAGCTTGATGAGGTCGGCCGCCGTGCCCTGGATCACGGTGTTCACCGCCGTGCGCTCGGGCAGCGTCATTTGCAGCGGCGCCGGACGGGCGTCGAACAGGGCGTCTTTGTCGACCGCGGGGCGGCGGACGCCTTCGACCTTGCGCTGCCGCCCGAGGAGCGTCTCGACGCGGCCCTCGCGGTGGCACCGCTCGAGCGTCTCGTTCATGAACTCGCCAACGCCGGGGTAGCGGGCGAAGTACTCGTCGATAAAGCGGGCCGCCTCGTCCTTCGGGATGCCGAGCGACTTGGCCAAGCCGAACGCGCTCTGCCCGTAGATGATGCCGAAGTTCACCGCCTTGGCACCGCGTCGCTGTTCGGACGTGACCGAGTCGATCGGCACGCCGTTCACTTGGCTGGCCACGAGCGTGTGGATGTCCTGCTGCTCGGCGAACGCTCGGCAGAGCGTTTCGTCCTCGGAGTAGTGCGCCAGCACCCGCAGCTCGATCTGCGAGTAGTCGGCCGCCAGCAGCTTCCAGCCCTCGCTCTTTTCCTTCGAGGGGCCGGCGACGAAGGCCGACCGGATCAGCCGGCCCTCCTCGGTGCGGATCGGGATGTTCTGCAGGTTGGGGTCGCTCGAGCTGAGCCGCCCGGTGGCGGCCACCACTTGGTTGAACGAGCAGTGCAGACGTCCGGTTTCGGGGGCGATCAGCAGCGGCAGGGCGTCGACGTACGTCCCTTTGAGCTTGGCGTATTGGCGGTGCTCGACGATCAGCCGCGGCAGCGGGTGAAGATCGGCCAATTGCTCCAGCACGCTGGCGTCGGTGCTCG harbors:
- the coaE gene encoding dephospho-CoA kinase (Dephospho-CoA kinase (CoaE) performs the final step in coenzyme A biosynthesis.), which produces MLTIGLTGGVASGKSTAARLIAEQAAGQGASSGEAARLVLNADEIAHRVLDEPEVVAALIERWGDGVRRRDGTLDRRAIGDRVFGDRPTAEADRRALEALIHPRVRKRLMELREGLASQGAPAVVLDIPLLLEKGWDDDCDLVVFIEVPQDERRRRAAERGWGPDELDRRESAQLSLEEKRSRSDAVIAGGDSIEALSAAVRHWWNSEAEPRTRHAK
- the rho gene encoding transcription termination factor Rho, producing the protein MADTSNRGARHDQPRGPHSHHRRRPPADSQYIDQELLLRLDREEPLSVAEELDKAAERVRRSGHAIAKAKEPDSNIHIAALQQLTTAELMDVAKDEGVEGISGLKKQELIFKILKVRVKLNGMMWGSGTLEILPDGFGFLRSPDYHYLSCPDDIYVSPSQIRRFNLRNGNTVEGTIRPPKENERYFALLRVESINGDDPNLLTRKVSFDDLTPVHPDDRIRMETNPEEVAMRVVDMIVPIGFGQRGLIVSPPRAGKTVLMQKMARSVLANYPDAYVIMLLIDERPEEVTDMEREVRGPNCEVISSTFDESSARHVQVSEMVIEKAKRMVEYGRDVVIFLDSITRLARAWNSECPSSGKILSGGIDANAMQRPKRFFGSARKVEEGGSLTIIATALVDTGSRMDEVIFEEFKGTGNQEIVLDRKLVDKRIYPAIDIARSGTRREEMLMDPDEHRRVCVLRRVLGEMNPPEAMDLMVTRLGKTKTNAEFLMSLKDG